In Littorina saxatilis isolate snail1 linkage group LG8, US_GU_Lsax_2.0, whole genome shotgun sequence, a single genomic region encodes these proteins:
- the LOC138974416 gene encoding uncharacterized protein — CIRNEFILENPDHSVSYSKFSQLKPKSTKATQHNKLKTCRCEYCMKVELRLKGINKFLALKGFCQLTLANKDAALDMTLCARTKAFHQSNCVERKCGSCGVTALSAHFQPVLVDHGESPATWEIWSNVTEEYRQNDGTLRSTKKWKPVAKERPFKDLVSELEDEMKTFSLHLFQARWQHYQFSQVKDNLPDNWLVLVSDFGQNFTCHHQDEIQGAHWCRSEATIHPTVAYYKKEGKVVRHSFVFISNDLKHDAHAVHHFQMKVTNKLLSEGLSFVRKIHFSDGCASQYKGKTNIVDLSHAEEDTGILTELHYFGSRHGKGPCDAEIGVVKKSANLAIKRRAAVMSDARSMYLWAQGSLTRDSDVSKRTFFFVPQGEINREREERSGKDNKSLPGTKTLHALRSQALYVVTWRKRSCFCPPCRNMEGTCDNMTCGPWHVFNMQKRRGE; from the coding sequence TGCATCCGAAACGAGTTCATATTGGAGAATCCAGACCACTCTGTGTCATATTCTAAGTTTTCACAGCTGAAGCCGAAATCCACCAAGGCTACTCAGCACAACAAGCTCAAGACATGCCGCTGCGAGTACTGCATGAAAGTGGAGCTGAGACTGAAGGGGATCAACAAGTTTTTGGCGCTGAAAGGATTTTGCCAACTCACGCTGGCCAACAAAGATGCCGCCCTAGACATGACTTTGTGTGCGAGGACAAAAGCATTCCACCAATCCAATTGTGTGGAAAGGAAGTGTGGAAGTTGCGGTGTGACTGCACTGAGTGCACATTTTCAGCCTGTCCTCGTTGACCACGGTGAAAGTCCAGCCACTTGGGAGATTTGGTCCAACGTGACCGAGGAGTACCGTCAGAATGATGGTACTTTGCGATCGACAAAGAAATGGAAACCAGTGGCAAAGGAACGACCATTCAAGGACCTTGTCAGCGAGCTGGAAGATGAGATGAAAACTTTCAGCCTCCACCTCTTCCAAGCTCGGTGGCAGCACTACCAATTTTCTCAAGTAAAAGACAATCTTCCAGACAACTGGCTGGTACTGGTGTCAGACTTTGGTCAGAACTTCACCTGTCACCACCAAGACGAAATTCAGGGGGCGCACTGGTGCCGTTCTGAAGCAACGATCCACCCAACTGTTGCCTACTACAAGAAAGAGGGGAAGGTGGTGCGACACAGCTTCGTGTTTATCTCGAACGACCTAAAACACGACGCACATGCAGTTCATCACTTCCAGATGAAAGTTACGAACAAACTCCTCAGCGAAGGATTGAGCTTTGTCCGTAAAATCCACTTCAGTGATGGCTGTGCCTCTCAATACAAGGGCAAAACTAACATTGTTGACCTGTCCCATGCTGAGGAAGACACTGGCATCCTGACGGAGCTGCACTACTTTGGTAGCCGGCACGGAAAAGGGCCATGCGATGCTGAAATTGGTGTGGTGAAGAAGAGTGCTAACCTTGCAATCAAGCGACGGGCAGCAGTCATGTCTGATGCTCGCAGCATGTACCTGTGGGCTCAAGGGTCTTTAACGAGAGACTCAGATGTCAGCAAAAGAACATTCTTCTTCGTTCCTCAGGGGGAGATCAACAGAGAGCGGGAAGAAAGATCAGGCAAGGACAACAAGAGCCTTCCAGGAACAAAAACTCTTCATGCCCTCAGAAGCCAAGCTCTTTATGTGGTTACATGGAggaagagaagctgtttctGCCCTCCCTGCAGAAACATGGAAGGGACCTGCGACAACATGACATGTGGACCATGGCATGTCTTCAATATGCAGAAAAGAAGGGGTGAGTGA
- the LOC138974165 gene encoding uncharacterized protein has product MSQAKLRQCLCEYCTNVSLKLDTVKAVATQRREYQCVITNERAAVRIITCDPKQKSCCYSTCQQCSADLMDVYLQPLRDADQGDLMKWYRWENQMRVIRGQPVSRKCLVTKVGDLATLLEELKAEVKFLSQHLFRADWQHRQFTTLRNATPFPQETVMMVLDFAENFTCQYQQEVQAAHWHHDTVTLHPIVAYYKCPACETTTTESLVFISNDGKHDFHAVQAFMVKTVDHLQQERGLTINHIVQWTDGCAAQYKSKGPFADISRALEDFGATLERNFFGSRHGKGPSDGESAVVKNHMMTAIVAENAVVTSAEDVYNYLQGSSLRKPPPVHGCSHFLRTFFWVPEGTINRDRPDRPAKTVKGTRMFHSVKCVEQGQIQSRHLTCTCHPCMSGIGDCTFLEVVGPWSSQTLCPQARQRQPCVPQPRRQQPRARRQQPPGRRQQPRARRVIVLPDVAEPASPPPSDNDEHASPAPSDHDHASPPPSEHDEPASPAPYDHDEPASPASSDNDEHASPAPSDHDHASPPPSEHDEPASPAPYDHAEPASPAHDEPAPSDHDEPASPASYDHVESASPAHDEPVNADHDEPASPAHDEPDSAEPAIFMDLGVPVNTAPSAMDQEGITAPKRTVTKGDWLRVVFHSSKGQSAMEYVAKVLDTDGTETFVSCLRPPYTPRSKQFTYPKEPDETWISRDQITAFLGHPSISRDAYSFDSL; this is encoded by the exons ATGTCCCAAGCGAAGTTGCGTCAATGCTTGTGCGAGTACTGCACGAACGTCAGCCTCAAACTGGACACAGTGAAAGCAGTGGCCACCCAGCGCCGGGAATACCAATGTGTGATCACCAACGAGCGAGCTGCTGTAAGGATCATCACCTGCGACCCGAAGCAAAAGTCATGCTGTTACAGCACCTGCCAACAATGTTCAGCGGATCTGATGGACGTATACCTGCAGCCTCTGCGTGACGCAGATCAAGGCGATCTGATGAAGTGGTACCGGTGGGAGAACCAGATGAGAGTGATCCGCGGACAACCGGTTAGCCGCAAGTGCCTCGTGACAAAGGTTGGAGACCTCGCAACTTTGCTGGAGGAACTGAAGGCGGAGGTGAAGTTCTTGTCGCAACATTTGTTCCGAGCTGACTGGCAGCACCGACAGTTCACCACCCTGCGTAATGCAACACCATTTCCCCAGGAAACAGTCATGATGGTGCTGGACTTCGCTGAAAACTTCACTTGCCAGTACCAGCAAGAGGTCCAGGCGGCCCATTGGCATCATGACACCGTGACCCTCCACCCCATTGTGGCATACTACAAATGCCCAGCCTGTGAGACAACGACAACAGAGTCACTGGTGTTCATTTCGAATGATGGCAAGCACGACTTCCATGCAGTACAAGCCTTCATGGTGAAGACTGTGGACCACCTGCAGCAGGAGCGCGGCCTTACTATCAACCATATTGTCCAATGGACAGACGGATGTGCGGCTCAGTACAAAAGCAAGGGTCCATTTGCCGACATATCGCGGGCTCTGGAGGATTTTGGTGCCACATTGGAGAGAAATTTCTTCGGTTCCCGTCACGGGAAAGGGCCATCTGACGGAGAGAGTGCGGTTGTCAAGAACCACATGATGACTGCAATTGTGGCTGAAAACGCAGTGGTCACCAGTGCAGAGGATGTCTACAACTACCTCCAGGGATCGTCGCTTCGGAAACCGCCACCTGTCCATGGTTGCAGTCACTTCCTTCGCACATTCTTCTGGGTTCCCGAGGGGACCATCAATCGAGACCGACCTGACAGGCCAGCAAAAACTGTCAAGGGCACCCGCATGTTTCACTCTGTTAAATGCGTGGAACAAGGCCAAATCCAGTCTCGCCATCTGACCTGCACATGCCATCCATGCATGTCTGGTATCGGGGACTGCACTTTCCTGGAGGTTGTTGGTCCTTGGTCCTCGCAGACACTCTGTCCCCAAGCACGACAACGGCAGCCCTGTGTTCCCCAGCCAAGAAGACAGCAACCCCGTGCCCGTCGTCAGCAGCCGCCTGGCCGTCGTCAGCAGCCTCGTGCCCGTCGTGTCATCGTCTTGCCTGATGTCGCAGAGCctgcctcccctcccccttctgaCAATGACGAGCATGCCTCCCCTGCCCCTTCTGACCATGATCATGCCTCCCCTCCACCTTCTGAACATGATGAGCCTGCCTCCCCTGCCCCTTATGACCATGATGAGCCTGCCTCCCCTGCTTCTTCTGACAATGACGAGCATGCCTCCCCTGCCCCTTCTGACCATGATCATGCCTCCCCTCCACCTTCTGAACATGATGAGCCTGCCTCCCCTGCCCCTTATGACCATGCTGAGCCTGCCTCTCCTGCCCATGATGAGCCGGCCCCTTCTGACCATGATGAGCCTGCCTCCCCTGCTTCTTATGACCATGTTGAGTCTGCCTCCCCTGCCCATGATGAGCCTGTCAATGCTGACCATGATGAGCCTGCCTCTCCTGCCCATGATGAGCCTGACAGTGCCGAGCCAGCCATTTTCATGGACCTTGGTGTGCCTGTGAACACTGCCCCTTCTGCCATGGACCAGGAGGGGATCACCGCCCCTAAGAG GACTGTGACCAAGGGAGACTGGCTGAGGGTGGTGTTCCACAGCAGCAAAGGTCAAAGTGCCATGGAATATGTTGCGAAG GTCCTGGACACTGATGGGACAGAGACTTTTGTCAGCTGCCTCAGGCCCCCGTACACACCTCGGTCTAAGCAGTTCACTTACCCGAAAGAGCCTGATGAGACCTGGATTTCTCGGGACCAGATCACAGCATTTCTGGGACACCCGTCCATCTCCCGGGATGCATATTCATTTGACAGCCTATAA